From the Conger conger chromosome 14, fConCon1.1, whole genome shotgun sequence genome, one window contains:
- the LOC133110660 gene encoding rho-related GTP-binding protein RhoA-D-like encodes MAAIRKKLVIVGDGACGKTCLLIVFSKDQFPEVYVPTVFENYIADIEVDNKQVELALWDTAGQEDYDRLRPLSYPDTDVILMCFSIDSPDSLENIPEKWTPEVKHFCPNVPIILVGNKKDLRNDEHTRRELAKMKQDPVRLEEGRDMSTKISASGYMECSAKTKDGVREVFEMATRAALEVRKRKRRGGCLLL; translated from the exons ATGGCAGCCATCAGGAAGAAGCTGGTGATCGTCGGGGATGGAGCGTGTGGGAAGACCTGCCTGCTCATCGTCTTCAGTAAAGACCAGTTCCCCGAGGTCTACGTGCCCACCGTGTTCGAGAACTACATCGCAGACATCGAGGTGGACAACAAGCAG GTGGAGCTGGCACTCTGGGACACTGCAGGCCAGGAGGACTATGACCGGCTGCGGCCCCTGTCCTACCCCGACACCGACGTCATCCTCATGTGCTTCTCCATCGACAGCCCCGACAGCCTGG AGAACATTCCGGAGAAGTGGACCCCCGAGGTGAAGCACTTCTGTCCCAACGTTCCGATTATCCTGGTGGGAAACAAGAAGGACCTGCGGAACGACGAACACACGCGCCGGGAACTGGCCAAGATGAAGCAG GACCCGGTGAGACTGGAGGAGGGGCGGGATATGTCCACTAAGATCTCTGCGTCGGGCTACATGGAGTGTTCGGCCAAGACCAAGGATGGCGTGCGCGAGGTGTTCGAGATGGCCACCAGGGCGGCGCTGGAGGTCCGGAAGCGGAAGAGGCGGGGCGGCTGCCTGCTGCTCTGa